A region from the Hippopotamus amphibius kiboko isolate mHipAmp2 chromosome 15, mHipAmp2.hap2, whole genome shotgun sequence genome encodes:
- the LOC130836421 gene encoding annexin-2 receptor-like, with product MAQPFPACERRAWDSARKAREPKMPSAPSSADSVPWHLPFYPSLCELSWDGPDFDWEMLSSPCGILRWDCSRNGHLAGGRSPSRRDAEPPALDPRPETHPDPEAPPGEAAAASAASHGRWHGFLDRRAEPEDADGGEPTERRPAPAPGSHCRSQGWWQRIRRAVARKTQGC from the coding sequence ATGGCACAGCCCTTTCCTGCCTGTGAGCGCCGGGCCTGGGATTCCGCACGCAAGGCGCGGGAGCCCAAGATGCCGTCAGCCCCGAGCTCAGCCGACTCTGTGCCCTGGCATCTCCCTTTCTACCCTTCCCTGTGCGAGCTCTCCTGGGACGGCCCAGACTTCGACTGGGAAATGCTTTCCAGTCCCTGCGGGATTCTGCGCTGGGACTGTTCGCGAAACGGACACCTTGCTGGAGGCCGGAGTCCCTCGCGGCGGGACGCAGAGCCACCTGCCCTGGACCCGAGGCCTGAGACCCACCCAGACCCAGAGGCGCCCCCAGGAGAGGCGGCTGCCGCCTCCGCAGCCTCCCACGGCAGGTGGCACGGCTTCCTGGACCGACGAGCAGAGCCCGAGGACGCTGACGGCGGGGAACCAACGGAGCGTCGCCCGGCTCCTGCCCCCGGGAGCCACTGCAGGTCCCAAGGCTGGTGGCAGCGGATCCGACGCGCGGTGGCCCGGAAAACCCAAGGCTGCTGA